In Dyadobacter sp. NIV53, a single window of DNA contains:
- a CDS encoding glycoside hydrolase family 43 protein has product MKFLLVLFCLIFIFIKNGFAQKPNPGLVVTYRNPVIPGDFADPSVIRVGDTYYAVGTSSEWAPAYPIYTSKNLVDWQYVGPVFAELPEWTMGSYWAPELFYRNGTFYAYYTARRKSDKQSFIGVASTKDLKKGFKDHRIIIEWTKEAIDAFVVEDKGKLFITWKAYGLDKDKGIEILGAELAPDGLKVIGKEFSLIKADAAGWESGGAEGQAIFKRGNYWYMLYSGNACCGNKCDYQVGFARAEKLQGPWTKYTGNPVLFGDDTWKCPGHGTVVVTPDNRYFYLHHAYSGVDFTFGGRQGILSELVWDEASKWPAFRYGKTPPAQAEAPMGASAVINSSFFINYDKDTLKAPWVYDVSFPKPEFTLEGGSLQIENNNQSSTGNFLGLTIKKGNYTFTAEVIAKNDLMQNIIVYGDAKNAIGYGIRKNSIGLWQIKDGVQEVIKTQEIPEKYKNIKLKLQSRYGRFYEFSWDVTGQKIDSLTSSLQIEAPWLPRWDRAPRIGINVSGTQAGKGEIKAIQMKYE; this is encoded by the coding sequence ATGAAATTTTTACTTGTCCTGTTCTGTCTGATCTTCATTTTTATTAAAAATGGCTTTGCTCAAAAGCCTAATCCAGGCTTAGTTGTAACATACAGAAATCCTGTTATTCCCGGTGATTTTGCAGATCCTTCTGTAATCCGTGTGGGTGATACCTATTACGCCGTCGGTACTTCTTCGGAGTGGGCGCCGGCTTATCCTATTTACACCTCGAAAAATCTGGTAGACTGGCAGTACGTCGGACCTGTGTTTGCTGAGTTGCCGGAATGGACAATGGGCAGTTACTGGGCACCCGAATTATTCTATCGTAATGGTACTTTTTATGCCTATTACACAGCCAGAAGGAAATCTGACAAGCAGTCTTTTATCGGTGTTGCCAGTACAAAAGATCTGAAAAAGGGTTTTAAAGATCACAGGATCATTATTGAATGGACAAAAGAAGCAATTGATGCTTTTGTAGTTGAAGATAAAGGCAAATTATTTATTACCTGGAAAGCATACGGTCTGGATAAAGATAAAGGAATTGAAATACTTGGAGCTGAACTCGCGCCTGATGGTTTAAAAGTGATTGGCAAGGAATTCAGTCTGATAAAAGCAGATGCTGCTGGTTGGGAATCGGGTGGAGCAGAAGGACAGGCCATTTTCAAAAGAGGTAATTACTGGTACATGCTTTATTCAGGAAATGCGTGCTGCGGCAACAAATGTGATTATCAGGTTGGGTTTGCAAGAGCTGAAAAGCTGCAAGGTCCGTGGACAAAATATACAGGAAACCCCGTCCTTTTTGGTGACGATACCTGGAAATGCCCCGGACACGGAACGGTTGTCGTAACGCCTGATAACCGCTATTTTTATTTACATCATGCTTATAGCGGCGTCGATTTTACCTTTGGTGGCAGACAAGGCATTCTTAGTGAACTGGTTTGGGACGAAGCCTCAAAATGGCCGGCATTCAGATATGGTAAAACACCTCCTGCTCAGGCAGAAGCGCCGATGGGTGCAAGCGCAGTTATTAATTCCAGTTTTTTTATCAATTACGATAAAGATACGCTAAAAGCTCCATGGGTATATGATGTCAGCTTTCCAAAACCTGAATTCACTCTGGAAGGCGGATCTCTTCAGATTGAAAATAATAACCAGAGCAGTACAGGGAATTTTCTGGGATTAACGATCAAAAAAGGGAATTATACTTTCACCGCAGAAGTGATTGCAAAAAATGACCTGATGCAGAACATTATCGTTTATGGTGATGCCAAAAATGCAATTGGCTATGGTATCCGTAAAAATAGCATCGGGTTGTGGCAGATTAAAGATGGTGTGCAGGAGGTGATTAAAACCCAGGAAATTCCTGAAAAGTATAAGAATATCAAGCTGAAACTGCAAAGTCGTTATGGCCGTTTTTATGAATTCAGCTGGGATGTTACCGGACAGAAAATTGATTCACTGACGAGTTCATTACAGATAGAAGCACCCTGGCTGCCACGGTGGGACCGGGCGCCAAGAATTGGGATCAATGTGTCGGGAACTCAAGCAGGCAAAGGGGAGATTAAGGCTATTCAAATGAAGTACGAGTAG
- a CDS encoding dihydrofolate reductase, with the protein MQDQTQLYIIAAMSENRVIGIDNNLPWHLPDEWVHFKKVTDGRPFLMGRKSYEAPDALHSTYRNVILSGHPALDQEENTEYAPNLETALALLRDENEVFVLGGASVFLQTLPLVEKLFLTIVHAHIDGDAFFPAVSLADWELISSEYHGIDDEHEYSFSMNLYVRKKPEI; encoded by the coding sequence TTGCAAGACCAGACCCAATTATATATCATTGCCGCTATGAGCGAAAACCGGGTGATCGGAATTGATAATAACCTGCCCTGGCACCTTCCTGACGAGTGGGTACATTTTAAAAAAGTAACAGATGGGAGGCCATTTCTGATGGGACGAAAAAGTTACGAAGCTCCTGATGCACTTCATTCGACTTACCGGAATGTAATTCTTAGCGGACATCCCGCATTGGATCAGGAGGAAAATACGGAGTATGCTCCAAATCTTGAAACTGCCCTTGCGTTACTTCGCGACGAAAATGAAGTATTTGTATTAGGCGGTGCTTCTGTATTCCTGCAAACGCTGCCACTGGTAGAAAAACTTTTCCTGACTATCGTACACGCGCACATCGATGGGGATGCATTTTTTCCGGCGGTAAGCCTGGCTGATTGGGAATTAATTTCTTCGGAATACCATGGAATTGACGATGAGCATGAATACTCCTTTTCGATGAATTTGTATGTTAGAAAAAAACCGGAAATATGA
- a CDS encoding DUF4290 domain-containing protein — protein MKEYGSNVQKLTDHIVKIEDRTKRTLYAHILVELMRQIHPNMRDNQDYTNKLWDDLYIISGFELDVDSPYPPPSKESLGKKPLKVGYNQQNLMYRHYGRNIDLLLDKAINTENEEDRLAFVSYIFRLMRSFFNTWNKDNPEDHVLLGQLELLAKGRLKEEIDYIRKNGPVDASPKDRNSNQDRNRNNHQSFKAQPNNNQDRQGPSNQNNNPGRNRPNNNPNNKFAGRNNTNNNRPNNNTNNNRRKPGI, from the coding sequence TTGAAAGAATACGGCAGTAATGTACAAAAACTTACCGATCACATCGTCAAGATAGAAGATCGGACAAAACGCACTCTCTACGCGCACATTTTGGTAGAGCTCATGCGTCAGATACATCCAAATATGCGTGACAATCAGGATTATACCAACAAGCTTTGGGATGATCTATATATTATATCGGGGTTTGAGCTGGATGTAGACAGTCCTTATCCACCACCTTCCAAAGAATCACTTGGTAAAAAACCCTTGAAAGTGGGCTATAATCAGCAAAATCTGATGTATCGCCATTACGGACGAAATATCGATCTGTTGCTTGATAAGGCGATCAATACTGAAAATGAGGAAGACCGTCTTGCTTTCGTGTCCTATATATTCCGTTTGATGCGGTCGTTCTTTAATACCTGGAATAAAGATAATCCGGAAGACCACGTTCTTTTGGGCCAGCTGGAACTGCTTGCCAAAGGACGGCTGAAAGAAGAAATTGACTACATCCGCAAAAACGGGCCTGTTGACGCTTCTCCCAAAGATCGTAACAGCAATCAGGATCGTAACCGGAACAACCATCAGAGCTTTAAAGCCCAGCCAAATAATAATCAGGACAGGCAAGGGCCAAGCAATCAGAACAATAACCCTGGCCGTAACCGCCCGAATAACAATCCTAATAATAAGTTTGCCGGCAGGAATAACACCAACAATAACCGCCCCAATAATAACACGAACAATAACCGCAGAAAACCGGGGATCTGA
- a CDS encoding HigA family addiction module antitoxin: MIRLMESEMKPVHPGAVLREDILKEMKISITKAAKELYISRKQLSEVVNETAAISAEMAVCLENEFGVNAEFWLDMQKKFDIWKVKSSGRVQGIHRIVSQGA; the protein is encoded by the coding sequence ATGATAAGGCTTATGGAAAGTGAAATGAAGCCGGTTCATCCTGGTGCAGTTTTACGGGAAGATATTTTAAAGGAAATGAAGATATCCATTACCAAGGCCGCAAAAGAATTATATATTAGCCGGAAACAATTATCAGAGGTTGTTAATGAAACAGCTGCGATTTCTGCTGAAATGGCTGTATGTCTTGAAAATGAATTTGGAGTAAATGCCGAATTTTGGCTGGATATGCAGAAAAAATTTGATATCTGGAAAGTGAAAAGCAGTGGCCGTGTTCAAGGAATTCATCGGATCGTATCACAGGGAGCGTGA
- a CDS encoding PadR family transcriptional regulator, with the protein MNVENAQVQMRKGILEFCILNIISRGEVYASDMLDELTSARIMVVEGTLYPLLTRLKNSGWLDYKWVESSSGPPRKYYVLTDEGKLFLDAMHTTWFELAASVESVIHRTEELSKTASNPS; encoded by the coding sequence ATGAATGTTGAAAATGCCCAAGTACAGATGCGGAAAGGGATTCTGGAATTCTGTATCCTGAATATCATATCACGAGGTGAAGTATACGCTTCGGATATGTTGGATGAACTAACGTCTGCCCGTATAATGGTAGTGGAAGGTACACTTTATCCGCTATTGACCCGATTGAAAAATTCAGGTTGGCTGGATTATAAATGGGTGGAATCGTCATCCGGACCGCCCAGAAAATACTATGTTTTGACTGATGAGGGGAAATTATTTCTGGATGCCATGCATACAACGTGGTTTGAACTGGCCGCTTCTGTGGAATCCGTGATTCACCGTACAGAAGAACTTAGTAAAACTGCATCAAATCCTTCCTGA
- a CDS encoding C25 family cysteine peptidase — protein sequence MLEKNRKYENVWFKRIIRTKIHPIIYYSGFVLFIFFFNFSVAAQTVHGDEWINTNQTYLRIPVTQTGFYKLTSQELEATGLPVSEISAVSFQMFRRGKELSIEANSDESGKLGVNGYISFYGERNDGTLDSSLYLRPAIMPHTYYSLYSDTAAYFLTWRQDGKSGKRITKSLPNSGVKVLNYHFEEVSQLFNSNYFTGNFYPTGSNFDTGSVLSNYDNGEGWTGKDLNNAWQIIDINTVNPAYDYFGQTEVELVFAGRSAGTHEIELQAGKTGESGRNITKLTIQDYNSLTYRFLLKREDITANGKIAISIHAVEKTGSISVSHVKWRYPQKSIFPANNNQKIFHFGNNTETSLWEIGNVENRKFYDCSDPYNLKEPEQTDHYISVNGSTRIIGYKEPLKINKPRLVQFKSLDTLQTDYLIITHPLVRKRIDGVDPVEAYAAYRASREGGGYRPFIIESEEVFDRFNYGEPGPSGIRNMIGRMFNAGQLKFVFIIGRSIDPQTARKMGNARSVDMIPNAGWPGSDLALSMGIEGADTFVPLVPVGRINALNSENVRTYLQKVKAMEAEPASAPWRKNILHLSGGRSRDELAAFRGYVKSFESKVAGSSLNARVQTISKKTDAEVEQFPINVPVNKGIALLTLFGHSGLDVTDIDIGFVSDDKRGYQNHPFYPAVIANGCALGSVFYSTKTISTDWIFSPKNGAVLFLAHTFNGISSSLKHCTDSFYEVLADPQFVSEPFGTIQQEAIRRNMLKHPNLSNGITAQQMNLHGDPAIRIFPALLPDYTFDSTSIKFSDPSGNKLSIWSDSILIHVGVVNNGRFRKENYEVLLKSYGTSSVPFIIRSSHKSVAKPDTLTFKMANPFARSGTFSWEITIDPENKLSEENESNNVFSKQMFLPEGGAFPLLPLPGYVTSSRETDLVAQIPFERNNKEVVFEWDTTSSFTNAQKIIAPVNNFIASHKILIPDTRNQRVFWRVYLPEDQNRPSEIRMINYSNHVVSASKLPEGIALILKPNTSKVQEGDSLRSVITFQNVTDIAFKDSLAVRILYKTAEKADTINIHISPLDANKSRNLEMNFGTLGKVGEHEISFLFNADKLPEEIYTNNEVHLSYLVIPDRIPPVLNVSVDYRQLADRDFVSAQPVIGIQVLDENKFLIRNDTSGIEVWLKEDCPTCAEQRLSLTNAGTRNLSSNDFRIWLKSVTPLKNGTYSLRVKAMDKSGNAAADYEIHFRVADILGITNAGVSPNPAAQWFRFYMELEGTMPEEKFVITINDLTGRKVKQIQAPAHTGTNEWFWQPENLPAGIYFYHIEVNNRERASSSGVITGLHGKLIWVR from the coding sequence ATGTTAGAAAAAAACCGGAAATATGAAAATGTATGGTTTAAAAGGATCATCCGCACGAAGATCCATCCTATCATATATTATTCTGGTTTCGTTCTTTTCATTTTCTTCTTCAATTTCTCTGTTGCTGCACAAACTGTTCATGGTGACGAATGGATTAATACAAACCAAACTTACCTGCGCATTCCCGTTACCCAAACCGGATTTTATAAGTTAACAAGTCAGGAATTAGAAGCAACCGGGCTACCTGTCAGTGAAATTTCAGCAGTATCCTTTCAAATGTTTCGTCGTGGAAAAGAACTTTCCATTGAGGCAAATAGTGACGAATCCGGCAAATTGGGAGTAAACGGTTATATTTCATTTTACGGGGAAAGGAATGACGGCACCCTGGATTCTTCGCTTTACTTACGCCCGGCCATAATGCCGCATACCTATTACAGTTTGTATTCCGACACGGCTGCTTATTTTTTAACCTGGAGACAAGACGGAAAATCCGGAAAACGAATAACGAAATCACTTCCAAACAGCGGCGTTAAAGTTCTCAACTATCATTTCGAGGAAGTTTCTCAATTATTCAACAGCAACTATTTTACAGGTAATTTTTATCCAACCGGAAGTAATTTTGATACCGGATCTGTGCTTTCCAATTACGATAACGGGGAAGGCTGGACAGGAAAAGATCTGAATAATGCGTGGCAGATTATTGATATTAATACAGTCAATCCGGCTTACGATTATTTTGGTCAAACGGAAGTTGAGCTGGTATTCGCCGGGCGTTCGGCAGGAACTCATGAAATAGAACTCCAGGCAGGAAAAACGGGTGAATCAGGCAGAAATATAACTAAACTTACTATTCAGGATTACAATTCACTGACTTATAGATTTTTACTAAAAAGAGAAGATATCACTGCGAATGGAAAGATCGCTATTTCTATTCATGCCGTAGAAAAAACCGGTTCCATTTCCGTTTCTCATGTTAAATGGCGTTATCCACAGAAATCAATATTTCCAGCAAACAATAATCAAAAGATATTTCATTTTGGAAATAATACTGAAACAAGTTTATGGGAAATAGGAAATGTAGAAAACCGGAAGTTTTACGATTGTTCAGATCCTTATAACCTTAAAGAACCAGAACAAACCGATCATTACATTTCTGTGAATGGAAGCACAAGAATTATTGGCTACAAAGAACCGCTCAAAATCAATAAACCCAGACTTGTACAATTTAAATCCCTTGATACCCTACAAACGGATTATCTGATCATTACACATCCGCTGGTAAGAAAACGAATTGATGGCGTTGATCCCGTTGAAGCATATGCTGCTTATCGCGCTTCCCGGGAAGGCGGCGGCTACAGACCATTTATCATTGAAAGTGAAGAAGTTTTTGACCGCTTTAACTATGGAGAACCGGGACCGTCCGGAATAAGAAATATGATTGGCCGCATGTTTAATGCCGGGCAATTAAAATTTGTATTTATCATCGGAAGATCCATTGATCCGCAAACTGCGCGAAAAATGGGTAATGCAAGAAGTGTCGATATGATTCCCAATGCAGGCTGGCCAGGTTCTGATCTTGCATTATCAATGGGGATTGAAGGTGCTGACACTTTTGTACCGCTCGTGCCGGTTGGGCGTATCAATGCGCTTAATTCTGAAAATGTCCGGACCTATCTGCAAAAAGTAAAGGCTATGGAAGCAGAACCGGCATCAGCTCCATGGAGAAAAAACATTCTGCATTTGAGCGGAGGCCGTTCCCGAGATGAATTAGCCGCTTTCCGGGGATACGTCAAATCTTTTGAAAGTAAGGTTGCCGGTTCTTCTTTGAATGCCCGCGTACAAACTATCTCTAAAAAAACAGATGCAGAAGTGGAGCAGTTTCCGATCAATGTTCCTGTTAACAAAGGAATTGCACTTCTGACTTTATTTGGACACTCGGGACTGGATGTTACTGACATTGACATCGGTTTTGTGAGTGATGACAAACGCGGATACCAAAATCATCCTTTTTATCCGGCTGTTATTGCTAATGGCTGTGCATTAGGAAGTGTTTTTTATTCAACGAAAACCATTAGTACAGACTGGATATTTTCTCCAAAAAACGGGGCAGTATTATTTCTTGCACACACATTTAATGGCATTTCTTCGTCTCTTAAACATTGTACAGACTCCTTTTATGAGGTTTTGGCTGATCCGCAATTTGTCAGCGAGCCATTTGGAACCATACAACAGGAAGCTATTCGCAGAAATATGCTCAAACATCCCAACTTATCAAACGGTATTACGGCACAGCAAATGAACCTGCACGGCGATCCTGCCATCCGGATTTTCCCTGCCCTGCTACCAGATTATACCTTCGATTCAACTTCAATCAAATTTTCAGATCCATCTGGAAACAAACTTAGCATATGGAGCGATTCTATTCTGATTCACGTTGGGGTTGTCAACAATGGACGGTTCAGGAAAGAGAATTATGAGGTTTTGCTTAAAAGTTATGGAACATCTTCGGTTCCGTTTATCATTCGTTCCTCACACAAATCTGTGGCTAAGCCTGATACATTGACATTTAAAATGGCTAATCCTTTTGCAAGGTCAGGCACATTTTCCTGGGAAATTACGATAGATCCTGAAAACAAATTATCTGAGGAAAATGAATCAAATAATGTTTTTTCCAAACAAATGTTTCTTCCTGAAGGGGGCGCTTTTCCATTGCTGCCACTACCCGGTTACGTAACGAGTTCACGGGAAACTGATCTGGTAGCACAAATCCCCTTTGAAAGAAACAATAAAGAAGTCGTTTTTGAATGGGACACAACAAGTTCTTTTACAAATGCTCAAAAAATTATTGCTCCGGTTAACAATTTCATAGCCAGTCATAAAATTCTTATTCCGGATACCAGAAATCAAAGAGTGTTCTGGCGGGTTTATTTACCGGAAGATCAGAACCGGCCTTCGGAAATCCGCATGATCAATTATTCCAATCATGTTGTTTCTGCATCAAAACTTCCTGAGGGAATAGCTTTAATCCTTAAACCTAATACCTCCAAAGTTCAGGAAGGTGACAGTTTACGTTCGGTTATTACTTTTCAAAATGTTACAGATATAGCTTTTAAAGATTCGCTTGCAGTTCGTATTTTATACAAAACAGCAGAAAAAGCAGATACAATTAATATTCACATTTCTCCGTTAGACGCAAATAAAAGCAGGAACCTGGAAATGAATTTCGGCACACTCGGAAAAGTTGGTGAACACGAAATTTCTTTTCTGTTTAATGCAGACAAGCTTCCTGAGGAAATTTATACCAATAATGAAGTACATTTATCATATCTCGTAATTCCGGATCGCATTCCGCCCGTCCTGAATGTAAGTGTGGATTATCGCCAGCTGGCAGATAGAGATTTTGTTTCGGCACAACCGGTTATCGGTATTCAGGTATTGGATGAAAATAAATTCCTGATCCGAAATGATACATCGGGTATTGAAGTCTGGCTCAAAGAAGATTGCCCGACTTGTGCAGAGCAAAGGTTATCTTTGACAAATGCCGGGACCCGCAATCTTTCTTCCAACGATTTCAGGATTTGGTTGAAATCAGTAACACCATTAAAAAATGGAACTTATTCGCTTCGTGTAAAGGCAATGGACAAAAGCGGTAATGCAGCTGCGGACTATGAGATTCATTTCAGGGTTGCTGATATACTCGGAATTACAAACGCGGGAGTTTCACCGAATCCTGCCGCTCAATGGTTCAGATTTTATATGGAACTGGAAGGAACAATGCCGGAAGAAAAATTTGTTATCACTATAAATGATCTTACAGGAAGAAAAGTAAAACAGATTCAGGCACCGGCACATACTGGTACAAATGAATGGTTTTGGCAACCGGAAAATCTGCCCGCCGGAATATATTTCTATCATATCGAGGTAAATAATAGAGAAAGGGCTTCATCTTCAGGAGTAATAACCGGATTACACGGAAAATTGATTTGGGTTAGATAA
- the murA gene encoding UDP-N-acetylglucosamine 1-carboxyvinyltransferase — MASFKITGDKRLKGEIQPQGAKNEALQIICAVLLTKEPVTIHNIPNIRDVNQLIDLLGELGVRRTRLSDSSIRFEADDINLEYLESDSFRQKAAALRGSVMLLGPMLGRFRKGRIPRPGGDKIGRRRLDTHFLGFEKLGAEFSYDVEDGGFYKVDAANLKGAFMLLDEASVTGTANVLMAAVMAEGTTTIYNAACEPYLQQLCKMLNRMGAKISGISSNLLIVEGVSALHGTEHTMLPDMIEIGSFIGLAAMTQSEITIKNCQIPQLGVIPDVFQKLGIKLEFRGDDIFVPAQDHYRIENYMDGSTLTVADAPWPGFTPDLLSIVLVTAIQSQGTVLIHQKMFESRLFFVDKLIEMGAQIILCDPHRATVIGHNRETQLRGIRMTSPDIRAGVALLIAALSAKGVSIIDNIEQIDRGYQNIDTRLNAIGAEIVRL; from the coding sequence ATGGCTTCATTTAAAATTACCGGAGATAAACGTCTTAAAGGAGAAATTCAGCCTCAAGGCGCGAAAAACGAGGCATTACAAATTATTTGTGCCGTACTTTTAACGAAGGAACCGGTAACGATCCATAATATCCCCAACATCCGCGATGTAAACCAGTTAATTGACCTTTTGGGTGAATTAGGTGTACGCCGCACACGTCTGAGCGATTCATCCATTCGTTTTGAAGCAGATGATATCAATCTGGAATATCTTGAATCGGACTCTTTTCGTCAGAAAGCTGCTGCATTAAGAGGTTCAGTTATGCTGCTTGGCCCTATGCTTGGCCGTTTCCGCAAGGGTCGGATTCCTCGCCCGGGTGGTGATAAAATTGGCAGAAGAAGATTGGATACGCACTTTCTTGGCTTTGAAAAATTAGGCGCTGAATTCAGTTATGATGTTGAAGACGGAGGGTTCTATAAAGTTGATGCGGCTAATCTGAAAGGCGCTTTTATGCTATTGGACGAAGCTTCGGTTACAGGAACTGCCAATGTATTGATGGCAGCAGTAATGGCCGAAGGAACTACCACGATCTACAATGCAGCATGCGAGCCTTATCTTCAGCAATTATGTAAAATGCTGAACCGTATGGGTGCTAAAATATCCGGTATTTCATCCAATCTGCTGATCGTGGAAGGTGTAAGTGCATTGCATGGAACGGAACATACGATGCTTCCCGACATGATTGAGATCGGAAGTTTCATTGGCCTTGCGGCTATGACACAATCTGAAATCACGATTAAAAACTGCCAGATTCCGCAGTTAGGCGTCATTCCCGATGTTTTTCAGAAACTGGGTATCAAACTGGAATTCCGCGGCGACGACATATTTGTTCCTGCACAGGATCATTACCGTATTGAAAATTACATGGATGGTTCTACATTAACCGTTGCAGATGCACCATGGCCTGGTTTTACACCTGACTTGTTGAGCATCGTACTGGTAACTGCTATCCAGTCACAAGGAACTGTGCTGATCCATCAAAAAATGTTTGAAAGCCGCCTTTTCTTTGTGGATAAGCTCATTGAAATGGGTGCTCAGATTATCCTGTGTGATCCCCATCGCGCAACCGTAATTGGACATAACCGTGAAACACAACTACGCGGCATCCGCATGACATCTCCTGATATACGCGCCGGTGTAGCACTTCTGATTGCCGCATTATCAGCAAAAGGTGTCAGCATTATTGATAATATTGAGCAGATTGACCGGGGATACCAGAATATTGATACCAGGCTGAATGCAATTGGTGCAGAGATTGTGAGGCTGTAA